Below is a genomic region from Rana temporaria chromosome 3, aRanTem1.1, whole genome shotgun sequence.
CCgtccaatgacgtctgtcccataagtacccctccccagcatgcacagcgggacgatcacccccactgattggctgatgagggggacacccaatacaccctgactctgctgctgccacccttggcctggagtaggAACGACGCGCCAggcgaacaatagtggtcactcacaacACAATTCTCCGCGCTCTGATGTTTTGCCAAACCCGGGTAATGTAGTGTAGTTGAGTCTTAAGGCAaggtctagagtcttgcagccctcctcagaacaaaGAATGTTCATATGgctagagaagaaaagaaaaaaggagggggcaCCTTGTGCACTACCAGTTAAAAGTTgtattaaaaatagaataaaagcaatgATCCTACTCACAAAAGAAGCTTaggtaagcgcttttcagacagctaaGCTGGACCTCATGGTACCTGCCAGTGGAACTTGATGACAAGGAGGATCAAATAATACCTCAAACATCTAGATGGCTGACACGTTTCTGGGGCGtgcccctttcttcagagctcaCGGACCACCTAGGCActgaagaaaggggtacgccccagaaacgcatCAGCCATCTAGATGTTTGAGGTATTATTTGATCCTCCTCGTCATCAAGTTCCACTGGCAGGAGCCATGAGGTCCAGCTTAGCTGTCTGAAAAGCACTTACCTAAGCTTCTTTTGTGAGTAGGATtattgcttttattctatttttaataaaacttttaagtggtaatgcactaggttggtGCACCCTCCTTTtttcactcacagcacagccatggctggaacagaggccaaatTTATTCAAAATCCCCCATGTCTGAGTCAACTAATACTCAGACTttccactaaatttaaagcagcgccagcccaacaggagcaggccgctacaatTGTAAAGGACACTTCATGGTTTTCTATTCATCTCTGGGtgtataaggcctcattcacacttaggGCCGTTCGGGTCcatctgtcacggacctgaatggccgctccatgcatccctatggagtgtcggatgtcagcggagacccgctaaaaacagacgtatgggggccacgtccccatccgtccccatccatccatgcggatcgggtaagatctgatgaaaacggacatgctgtccgttttcatcagatccctccataggacacagcggtgcccgacaagcccctccccactcagtgagcagagaggagcttgtcattcgTCGGCTCAGTGGAGATCTGCGGAATGATCTCACGCTGAGCCGacaggagcaggcggactccgtagcgatggagtccgccaagtgtgaatgaggcctaaggcttGCTGCCAGAAAAAGAAAGGTGCATGTGCCCTACCTCTAGATGCTGCACCCCTGATGTGGTTTGTGGATACAAATGCTGGAAGAAAGGTATGTCATGCTggccctcaagtggttaaatagatttTAGAAGTTTAAATGTACACAGTCATGGGGCGTGTCTTATTCTGACATAGAAAGGTTTCTAAGTAAGTAACCAGAGATCTGAGCTCAGCCCCGCCCTGTGCAGACGAGTTGTAACCGAGTCCAGAGACTTTGAGTTTCGTTTCTCTTCTGCTGTCAGCGATGGCGTCTGCTGATCTGACAGCTGAGCTGGAATGTTCCgtctgtctgaacatttatacCGATCCTGTAACCCTGAGATGTGgtcacaacttctgccgggtctgtattgatcgtgtgctggatacacaggaggtgtctggaggatattcctgtcctgaatgcagaGAGAAGTTTCCGGATCGTCCTGCACTGCACAGGAACATAAAACTGCGTAACATAGCAGAGACTTTCCTGTCTGCTCAGCCAGATCCAGAGGAGTCCGGGGTCTTCTGTACTTACTGTGTGGactctcctgtacctgctgttagatcctgtctacactgtgaggtttctctgtgtgataaacacctgagagtccacaaaaagtccccagaacacatcttatgtgaccccaccttgtccatggagagcaggaaatgctccgtccataagaagatcctggagtattactgcactgaggatgACACCTGTGTCTGTAAGTTTTGTGTTACTGGAGAACATCGGGGACACCAGATGGATATGATGGATGAGGCTtctgagaagaagaagacgacactgaggaatgttctgcagaaacatctgacaaagagagaggagacggaggaaagagtccagagtctgcaggaacacaggaggaaagtagaagaagaagcagcTGGTGACACCGAGAGAGTCACTGTCCTGTTTAGAGATCTCAGGAGACGTCTGGAAGATCTAGAGAAGAGAGCCCTGAGGGAAATCTCCGGGAGGGCAGAGCGGATCTCCATCTCCATCCGGgatctggaaataaagaaggaggagctgtccaggaagatgcgtcacattgaggagctgtgtaacatgacggatccactgactgtcttacaggaatcagacacaggtgacttgtgtgatactgaggatggagataatgaggacagagagagacatgaggagctcctccatgatggagggggtctgggtgTGGCGGGGGTCTTACACACAGGTTTATCTGATATAATAACAGAGGTAAATGTATACTTTTATCTACAGggagctgcagacatattactggatggAATCACAGCTCATAATAATCTACAGATATCAGATGACAGGAAAACTGTATCCAGGTCAGATAGAAACCAGAATTACCCAGAAACACCAGAGAGATTTCAGTAttatgctcaggtgatgagcagtcagagtttctcctcagggagacattactgggaagtggatgtcgGGGAGTCAGATTGGTGGAGAGTCGggatgtgttaccccagtatagaGAGGGGAGGACAGCAGTCACTGATTGGAGAAAATAAGATGTCCTGGGGTTTCAACAAGAGAGATGATCAGTATTATGTGACACATGACAGTAACAAGATCCCCTTACCCCCCAATGtctccagtaacagagtcaggatatatctggattatgaggccgggaggatctccttttatgatctgtgtgacccgatccgacacctccacaccttcaccaccaccttcactgagcccctccatgctgggATACGTGTAAAGAAAGGTTCTATAAAAATATGTGGGGGGAGGCAGGAGATGTGAGAACTCCACCCACAGATGACATCACAGGGATGGGCAGTGAGATTGCTTCATTGATCAgcacttttttttgcacacatgtttaaaaaattattttagtctTGAAGATTAGTCAAAAGCAAAAAATACTATACATTTTCTTaaaccctagagaaaaaaaaatagtgttagTTCCATTTTTGTATGTCAATATTATCACAACAATTTATTAAGCACAAcgtttcagtaaaaaaaagtgcactaaAATTAATTGTAGGGCACACAGACACAATAAATTACCCACATATTTATAGCCAGATTgacgtagagatacgacggcgtatcagtagatacgccgtcgtatctccgaatctgcgccgtcgtatacatttaagtgtattctcaaattgagatacgcttaaatgcgccgtcgtatcttagctgtctgtttacgctggccgctacgggcgtgtacgctgatttacgcctagaatgcgtaaatcagcaaaatacgcctattcacgaacttacgcttgcccgtcgcagtaaagatacgccgtttatgtaaggcgttttcaggcgtaaagatagtCCAAACAGGAACAGAAAAAATGTTGcgctattaataaaaattaaactaaacaaacagttgGTATCAGAAAAAATTGATGGAAAtaatataaatttgcaaagacccCTAGTTTAAAGAGGAATAAAACAAATAACTGACAAAAGAGTCTTTGTGTCAATCAAAAATAGTTGCAAGCAAGTTCTTCAGTGTTGAATAAAATGTTGAAATCATATGTGGTGACCAACACCACTAAATAAAAaggtggaggcttaccggatggcaagcaatgacaagcttgcggctgcaaaccccagccagggcctattgatgatcctcgcagggggatGACAAGGGGATGGATGTTGAAGCTTCCCGCACCCAGAGCCACAAGATCACAGcgtgtcacacaaaaaaaaaaaggaacttaaTGGTGAAGTACAGCAGGACCAGCGCATATAAGGTATtcgtgactcaagggaccaccaccaccaaaacaccctatatttgagaggcttaccagaacgtaAGGCAGTATGAGCAtgtggctaaacccctagccagggcctttaaaatccCACGCGGCGGTGATATATCTTACGGGTCCTCCGGTATGTTATGGTCAGTGGGTGCATAGAAAAAATGATAATGCCCACATGGTGAAGTATGTAGATTCagtggttttaataaaaaaaggttatACACTTACAGAATAAAAGCAGAAATGgatagaagccggccggctctaacaaacgcccgtccacacggaacgaagaaacgtcttgcgtcagcacgctaccttcccgacgcacgtttcgtcaaaagttgacgtcatctggggcacgggcgacgtgcTGACACTACACATATAAATACGctaaaaccaagcctcgatctgagtcaCGGGCTAAGTGACCGCCCATGGAGGTCATGCTGGAacgcaaaacaaaaacaaaaccaagGAAGGTTTTTGCATAACACAAGCTtagtggccatcttgtggtgaaaTAAGTGAATAGCGGTCTAGGTCCAATGTGTAAAAAACACATTGAGCTATACCGGTTGAATACATAATTATATTAAATGGGGAAAATAAATCATCTTAAGTGAAAAGCTTTTGTGATTATTCTCTGGTGATCAAGAGAAAAAACAgccactaaaaatatataaaaaaatatataaaattatgttagtgaaaacatgtgaaaaatacataaaaataaaaataagattgaaaataaaaataagaataaagataaataaaaataaaaatagtgatgGTATCAAAATTCGGCTTAGAAAATTAGAATAGCCAAatattatatacaaaaataaagatagtccaccaaaaagatggggcagccaatgttaagtatggacgtcggaactgcgtcgaattttaaaaattttacgttgtttgcgtaagttgtccgtgaatggggctggccgtaatttacatacacgtcgaaagcaatgagtctttgcggcgtaatttggagcatgcgcactgggttacgtccacggacggcgcatgcgccgttcgttaaaaacgtcattcacgtggggtcatgctttatttgcataaaacacgcccacctcttcacaatttaaattaggcgcgcttacgccatcacatttacgccacgccgccgtaacttaggacgcaagtgctttgtgaatacagcggctagggggagtgtactatttaaatcaggcgcgttcccgcgccgatttaaatgcgcatgcgccgtccgcgaaatttcccggcgtgcattgctcccactgatgtcgctaggacgtcagtggtttcgacgcttacgtaaacgacgtccgtccgtattcgagaacgacttacgcaaacgacgttaaaaaattcaaattcgacgtgggaacgccggctatacttaacattggctgcgcctgataaaagcaggggtaagtatacgccgggaaagccgctatggaaacgacgtaagaacactgcgttgggtccgcgtacgttcgtgaatttgcgtatctcgcctatttacatattatttatcgtaaatcagcggggacgcccccggcgccatttttaaattgaaaaaaagatccgacagtgtaacacagtgtgacactgtcagatcttagccctatctatgcgtatgtgattctatgaaccaggcgcatagataggaccagtgtaagtcagagatacgacggtgtatctgtagatatctgtagatacaccgtcgtatctctttgtgaatctggccctaaaattgTGTGCGCCTGTGAAATGATAACAAACTTCGGtgccctatattttctatagtaGACACTTTACAAGcccctacaggtcatcagtttagagatAACCGTTAGTAATGggctgagattttttttatatcagtccAGTGTGTGTGTGGTGATATGTAATGTGTCGTGCAATCAATGGCCTTGTGTGTAGGCGTCCCTGACATGTGCGTTTATGTTCATAAGGTATTGTATTGGAAGTGATTTCTGTATAATAAATGGAGATGAAGCATTTCCTCAGATTGGGTTGTGCTGTGCTCACTATGATATGAGAAGTTCTAGAACCCCAAAGACCCCgagactagtgttgagcggaatacgctatattcgatttcgcgatatatcacgaatatatagccgaatattcgtgaaatattcgctaaaatcgaatattcgtgatattttataaaaaaaaaaaaattgcgaaatttcgctaatgcgaatgcgaaattgattgcgaatttttgataactgtggtaggagaactctgattggctctgatgcaaaagaagggcggagaaagtattcgcgaatattcggaaatcgaatattggtgatattttatcgaaatttcgctaatgcgaatgcgaaattgattgcgagattttgacaactctgattggctctgatgcaaaagaagggcggagaaagtattcgcgaatattcggaaatcgaatattcgcgattgcgaatattcggcaacataaaaggatcgcctcagcttagctactcggcccagggtctctaatcataccagcaatgcttttagacgtcgataggatgtgatctgttttaaaaataaatttgtaaaaaaacgaatattcggaatagcgaattttggcggcgaaattcgagttattcgcgaatattcgaatatgccatattcgcaacgaatattcgaaatgcgaatattTGTGAGCAACACTACCCGAGACACCGGggttactggcccggattcagatacgagttacgacagcgtatctccgtatacgcagtcgtaactctgagtgtgcggggtcgtatctatgcgcctgattcttagaatcaattacgcatagatttccctaagatccgaccggcgtaagtctcttacaccgtcgtatcttaggctgcatatttacgctggccgctaggtggcgcttacgtagatttacgcgaggaatatgcaaattaggtagatacggcgattcagaaacgtacgtccacccggcgcattttttttacgtcgtttgcgtaaggctttttccagcgtaaagttacccctcataaagcaggggtaagtcatgttaggtatggacgtcagaaacacatgaacagcgtcgtattttacgtcgtttccgtaagtcgttcgcgaatagggctgtacgtaagttacgttcacgtcgaaagcattgacagtttgcggcgtaatttggagcatgtgcacttggaaacgttcacggacgccgcatgcgccgttcgtaagaaacgtcaattatgtggggtcacaagtaatttaaataaaacacgcccacatcatccacatttgaattaggcgggcttacgctgacacatttacactacgccgccgtaacttagggcgcaagttctttctgaatacggaacttgctccctaagttacggcggcgtaatgtatctgagatacgttacacccgccgatagatacgaaaatgtatctgaatccgggccactgtgtataTTCAAGATTAGAGATGGGCAAACTGTTCGAGCTGAGAAAAAGTTCAgcctgaacattgcctgttcggcgaacaccccaaatttgtAGGGCATTCGGTGGGATGTTCGCCAACCAagtgccccacaatgcactgcttgctgcacagtgcattctaagccctgattaggcaaagctttgcccaattggGGTACAGTGAATAGCTGTTGATAAGAAGAGGGGCCGGGAAGCCAGctgccacgtccttaacaacggatgagtcatcagctgtcaacaggcttccccgctgacagctgggaaaaaaaaaaaaaaaaacagtgcgcaCCCCcttccctcctgaaccataccaggccacatgccctcaacatggggggagtgctttgagaatagcccccctcaccccaaagcaccttgtcctcatgttgatctGCGGGTgggcttatcggaaactggaagccccctttaacaagggggctccCAGGATCCAACTCCCCCATgcaaatgagtatggggtacatgcaATGTCCCcaatgtagatccatcgtcaatcatgcCGCCATCACCATCGCTAAACCCGGAAAAAAAGCTCCGCCCACAATGAAGGCTAACCGCCTACTAAAGGCTCAGatgtttgacagttcttaaatgGGTAAGGGGCGGAGCCACCTGTCAACATCACCTGGTGACCCTGCAACTTGTGACGTCACCAACTGGTGTAtgctgggctggtgatgtcacatggggCAGTGcaaccaggtgacatcaccaggtggcTACAcctcttacctatataagaactgtcaaacggcAGCGCCTGCAGTAGGTGGTTGGGCTTTGCTATGGGAGGAGCGTTTTTTGGGGGTCTGGCGGTGGCAGCGGTTGGCGTGATTGACGAATCTACATCagggacattggcccagattcacaaagcacttacgccgatgtataacaagttacgccaaagtaagtgcaaatgtgcaccgtcgtatctgtgtgccagacccacaaacagatacgcgcctaaaaacaggttacaccctgccgacgtaacttgtttacgccggcgtagggtgggcgcacatttaggcttggcgcatggtgccgctcccattgattagccattcaaacatgcaaatgagggaaatacggcgattcacgaacgtgcgtgtgcccggcgcatgctacgcgagatgcgtgtAAGTTGCACGTCCGGCGTAaaattattccccataaaggagatgcaacccagcagcagacatgcacaggtctgcaccagggaactcaagccagcgtattgtgcgttggacgtgtgtctggatgggcgtacgTTAGGTTCAGGGCATAcgtagtgatccggcgtagcttaggcagttgtgccagcgtggttgtgagcaggcgcgggGGGCAGGCACGGGAgggtgtgcgcatgctcagttcgtgatacgttcgtgatacgtacctgtctggcgctcggcccatcattttcatggggtcacgactcatttgcatgggtcacgcccacttccacctacgccggcgtacgccttcgaatcccacgccacgctggcgcagcgttgggagcactggcttgcagaattcaatgcttgcctctctgcgctgcgttggcgtagcgtacagtggttactctatggcggcgtaatgtgcgccttactctctgtgaatccgggccattgttttttttattttattttatctttttttataaaggaattgtcaaaaacctgtgtactgtttttatttacttttgacaccttttttggtgaatgtgtaAGGGTACAACTAGGcttccacctgtccaggattcacctgggttttgaatcatgtgtccgggtctctgtccacctgaaacctggacacattattcagactggaatGTGGCTCAAAACAGGGcttgacaggagggtgaggggggcaCTATGTGTGCCACATTAatattctctttggagtgcccaaaggtgtcccTGATCTGTTACAATCCCATTGTGTATACTAAAAATTTGCTGTGCAccactaaagtgtttgggtttggcttgtaGAAAAAGTGGTAACCTTAGGTACAAGGTACCCCATACTCTTTCACATAggtgggggccaggatctgggggcctccttgttaaaggaggcttccagattccaatatgaCCCCCACCCacggacccccacaaccacagcccaaggttgtcaggaagaggcccttgtccccatcaagggCCTcttgttgagggtatgtggcctggtatagtttaGTAGGGGGAGGCTCTCGCTCATCCACCCCCTTTTTTGACTTGCCGAGCTGCGTGCCCAGATAAAGGTCTGATATTGATTTTGGGAAAGGGCCcaacgccgtttttttttaaatgttggcatggggttccccttaaaatcaatacctaacccaaagggcctggtatgtactGGGGAGaccccacatgttttttttttttttttattgccaggtACTGGCAATGGCTTGCAGCAGAGAAATAcatttaaagggttagtaaaggaaaaaaatgttttcctttaaaataacaaacatgtcatacttacctccactttgcagttcgttttgcacagagtggccctaatccacgtcttctggggtctctcggcggctgtctctggtcctccccgcaagtactgaccacagtcatgtgagagagcttgcatggtggtgagtaattgtgggcacgctcctgtgatacagcgagcggccatagccgctcactgtatcactccccaccgcccctcggcgcgctgcgtcactggatgtgattgacatcagcgccagccaatggctgcgctgctctcaatccatccgctctagccaatcagcggccaggctgagcggcgaagaggatctcgggaccaagcgcgggactttcgaggggtcaggtaagtataacagggggctcgggg
It encodes:
- the LOC120933784 gene encoding E3 ubiquitin/ISG15 ligase TRIM25-like, whose protein sequence is MASADLTAELECSVCLNIYTDPVTLRCGHNFCRVCIDRVLDTQEVSGGYSCPECREKFPDRPALHRNIKLRNIAETFLSAQPDPEESGVFCTYCVDSPVPAVRSCLHCEVSLCDKHLRVHKKSPEHILCDPTLSMESRKCSVHKKILEYYCTEDDTCVCKFCVTGEHRGHQMDMMDEASEKKKTTLRNVLQKHLTKREETEERVQSLQEHRRKVEEEAAGDTERVTVLFRDLRRRLEDLEKRALREISGRAERISISIRDLEIKKEELSRKMRHIEELCNMTDPLTVLQESDTGDLCDTEDGDNEDRERHEELLHDGGGLGVAGVLHTGLSDIITEVNVYFYLQGAADILLDGITAHNNLQISDDRKTVSRSDRNQNYPETPERFQYYAQVMSSQSFSSGRHYWEVDVGESDWWRVGMCYPSIERGGQQSLIGENKMSWGFNKRDDQYYVTHDSNKIPLPPNVSSNRVRIYLDYEAGRISFYDLCDPIRHLHTFTTTFTEPLHAGIRVKKGSIKICGGRQEM